In Gossypium arboreum isolate Shixiya-1 chromosome 5, ASM2569848v2, whole genome shotgun sequence, a single genomic region encodes these proteins:
- the LOC108466076 gene encoding receptor-like protein EIX2 produces the protein MALRKLRGNLKTRCISSIFICSDQEKCTDASARLLCKESERKALLEFKHNLQAMDSSGHDALSSWKSEECCLWDGVNCNSLTGHVEMLDFMYRSWFVAGTISPSLLKLHHLTSLNFFGNDFNGSLIPEFFGSLKNLKLLDLSNANFGAPIPSQLGNLSMLETLGLGGNSIGMTFRHNFKKMFSIGKLEWVSHLSRLKQVDLSFTNLSNANDWSQVISHLPFLEELVMTECDLPSISSSSPSSANHSKSLTHLDLSANNLPSSAIYPWLFNVSRNLVSLNLSRNQLKGPIPEGFGNMMAINELHLSDNLLILAENQVRGDSVLNEIVKLPYITVLDLGYNLLKGSISKSIGQELDLSYTYLTLKFYSGWIPTFKLIQIKLCSCKLGPRFPVWIRTQTDVEILDIFASGISDSLPYWFWDPFQRLKYINMSFNQISGTFPNKSITVRHLDLSSNNFSGPLPHFSLDSMNMRTINLSKNKFTGTISPICSITGQSFLVWLDLSNNLFSGVLPDCFGSFPSLTALNLGDNSFSGSLPSSLGSLTSLEMLSLRGNKFSGELPSSLQSCTKLKFLDLSDNELSGEIPMWIGQRLSSLVSLSLQRNQFWGRIPHQLCGLKYLQILDLSVNKISDTVPPCLNNFTSMAEKVSLDRRIEHHLSDVVSFEWLALVQVRYVDEALLTWKGTKQNYPQLGLPLAIDLSCNKLTGEVPEGLSSLQELVALNLSRNLLTGKFIQNIGHLRQLEVLDLSRNKFSGNIPTSLTELTFLSILDLSYNELSGKIPTSTQLQSFDPSSFSHNRGLCGPPVSPNCSMGDHLLVNLHVVFFKRSWRHSYYRYLDDAKDWVYVSVVLLKTRLVTRIRALSTRSD, from the exons GAGAAATGCACCGATGCTAGTGCGAGACTATTGTGCAAAGAGAGTGAGAGAAAAGCGCTACTTGAATTTAAGCACAACCTTCAAGCTATGGATTCGTCAGGCCACGATGCCCTTTCTTCATGGAAAAGTGAGGAGTGCTGTCTTTGGGATGGTGTCAATTGCAACAGCCTTACAGGACACGTTGAAATGCTCGATTTTATGTACCGGTCATGGTTTGTAGCAGGTACAATTAGCCCTTCACTGCTTAAACTACATCATTTGACTTCTTTAAATTTCTTCGGTAATGATTTTAATGGAAGTCTCATACCAGAGTTTTTTGGATCTTTGAAAAACTTGAAATTACTGGATCTTTCTAATGCTAATTTTGGAGCTCCAATTCCTTCTCAACTTGGAAATCTTTCAATGTTGGAGACTCTTGGATTGGGTGGCAACAGCATAGGCATGACGTTTCGCCATAATTTCAAAAAAATGTTCAGTATTGGAAAACTTGAGTGGGTTTCCCATCTTTCTCGTTTGAAACAGGTTGATCTTAGTTTCACTAACCTGAGTAATGCAAATGATTGGTCTCAAGTCATTAGCCACCTTCCTTTCCTTGAAGAACTAGTTATGACGGAGTGTGATCTTCCAAGCATATCTTCTTCATCACCTTCTTCTGCTAACCATTCTAAATCTCTCACCCATCTCGATCTCTCTGCTAATAATCTCCCTTCTTCTGCCATATATCCATGGCTGTTTAATGTTAGCCGCAACCTTGTTTCCCTTAATCTCTCAAGAAACCAGTTGAAAGGTCCAATTCCAGAAGGTTTCGGCAACATGATGGCTATTAATGAACTTCATTTGAGTGATAATCTTTTGATATTAGCTGAGAATCAAGTTAGGGGAGATTCCGTGTTGAATGAAATCGTAAAACTACCATATATTACGGTTCTAGATCTTGGGTACAACCTTTTAAAGGGATCCATAAGCAAAAGCATTGGACAA GAGTTGGATTTATCCTACACTTATTTGACTTTGAAATTCTACTCCGGATGGATTCCTACTTTTAAACTGATTCAAATAAAGCTTTGCTCTTGCAAGTTAGGGCCTCGTTTCCCAGTTTGGATTCGGACTCAAACGGACGTCGAAATCCTTGATATTTTTGCTTCAGGAATTTCAGATTCTCTTCCCTATTGGTTTTGGGACCCATTTCAGAGATTAAAGTACATAAACATGTCTTTCAATCAGATCAGTGGTACTTTTCCAAATAAATCTATCACCGTAAGACATCTAGATCTAAGCTCTAATAATTTCTCAGGACCATTGCCACATTTTTCTTTAGACTCTATGAATATGAGGACCATCAACCTTTCCAAAAACAAGTTTACTGGTACAATCTCTCCAATTTGTAGTATTACCGGTCAAAGTTTTTTAGTATGGCTTGATCTCTCAAATAATCTATTTTCTGGAGTGCTTCCGGACTGTTTTGGAAGTTTCCCGTCTTTAACAGCTTTGAATTTGGGTGATAATAGTTTCTCAGGCTCACTTCCAAGCTCCTTAGGATCTCTGACTTCTCTTGAAATGCTCAGTTTACGTGGTAATAAATTCTCTGGAGAATTACCTTCATCTTTACAGAGTTGTACCAAGTTAAAATTTCTGGACTTGAGTGATAATGAATTATCAGGAGAAATACCTATGTGGATCGGCCAGAGGCTTTCATCATTGGTTTCTCTTAGCCTTCAACGGAATCAGTTCTGGGGAAGGATTCCTCATCAACTTTGTGGATTGAAATATCTACAAATCTTAGACCTATCTGTAAATAAAATTTCGGATACTGTACCACCATGCCTCAATAATTTCACTTCCATGGCAGAAAAAGTGAGTTTAGATCGAAGAATTGAGCATCACCTCTCAGATGTAGTGTCTTTTGAATGGTTAGCTCTGGTTCAGGTTAGGTATGTTGATGAGGCATTGCTTACATGGAAAGGAACAAAGCAAAACTATCCACAACTTGGACTGCCACTAGCCATTGATCTCTCTTGTAACAAATTAACAGGAGAGGTTCCTGAAGGATTAAGTAGTCTTCAAGAACTGGTTGCATTGAACTTGTCAAGAAACCTTTTAACCGGaaaatttattcaaaatattGGGCATCTAAGACAACTAGAGGTGCTTGACCTGTCAAGAAACAAGTTTTCAGGAAACATCCCTACGAGCTTGACTGAATTAACATTTCTAAGTATCTTGGACTTGTCTTACAATGAGTTGTCTGGAAAAATTCCAACCAGCACTCAACTACAGAGCTTTGATCCTTCATCATTTTCCCATAATAGAGGACTTTGTGGTCCTCCTGTTTCACCGAATTGCTCAATGGGGGACCACCTCCTGGTAAACCTGCA TGTTGTGTTCTTCAAACGTTCATGGAGGCATTCATATTATCGTTACTTGGATGATGCAAAGGATTGGGTTTATGTTTCAGTTGTTCTGCTGAAAACAAGATTAGTGACTAGAATTAGAGCTCTTTCAACAAG